The window TAGAATAAatgtatttaaactatattaatttacTTGTATACGTGTGCAGGTGATGTGGATGCCCTACGGTCCGGATATCGTATCTTGCATTCCGCGGACTGCATATACGGGATGGATACGATATCGGGATATGATGGAGCCGTACATGCCCGGTCGATGCCTCCGTCAGTTGGGATTTGTCCAGACCGTTCCCATGCCAATTATCAGGCCCTCGAAGGCCGTACGGGCCTGGACTTGCTCTCGGTATCGAGTAGAGCATCCACACGTGGTTGGCGACGATAGTTGGCGATTATTCCCTGAGTCGTGTTCGCTCATGTTATCTCGGTACACTCCCGCTTGGTCTCCATCATCATGTGATGATTCTTACATGACGTGGTACACTCGCTATTCACATCCACATCTCATGAATGAGATTCATGCACCCCCACCGGTGGTTCTTACTCGTTCCAACAGTGAGATTGTAAGTGATTCTGATTTTAGTTATATGAGTTCATAAATATGTTTGTAAATTAGGGGAATTACTATACCTAGCCCTTGATTCCCACACTTAGCCTCGGGAATAGACCGAAATACCCTTTGGACAAATTTGAAAATTctcaaaacctctcaaacacCCTAAACTCTCTtggatcaaatccggactaatttatcaacgaaAACATGGATCGGGGGAGGGGCGGCAAAGGAAAAGCATTAATGGTACGAAATTATGTTTGATTTTGGTGATTTTTGAATCGGTTTGAGAGTTGCACCACATGTgaaggcgtgatagcctcacgcctcaccacaggcgacagcgtgatattcatacgtcgtcgcctgtggtgaggcgtgatggtcTCACGCCCTCACCTATGTGAGGGCGTGATAGCCTTACGCCTGTCCCCCTATTtcggaatttattttttttaattatattaaggAAAAACACTAATGGTACGAAATTATGTTTGATTTTTGAATCGGTTTGAGAGTTTGGGGGAATCCGGAATCGGGGGGTGGGGCGTGAGGCCATCACACCCTCACCTTTGGtgcggcgtatgaatatcacccCGCACCACAGGTgaaggcgtgatagcctcacgcctcaccacaagcgacggcgtgatattcatacgtcgtcgcctgtggtgaggcgtgatggtcTCACGCCCTCACCTATGTGAGGGCGTGATAGCCTTATGCTCGTCCCCCTATTtcggaatttatttttttaattttgtttaaatttttattattgttatttttattttattaatttttatttttgtgaaTTTGTATGtcgtaaattttattttgttaattatagttaaattttattttgtttaattttgttaatttttatgttggtaaattttattttgttaattataggtaaatttagttgttgtaaattttattttgtttaatttagttaaatttttattttgttaattttagtttaatttagttaaataatGTGGTGAATATGTGTAGATGGAGCAGGAGACTGTGGCAGGGAAATCTATCTCGTCAGCAGCTAGGCATTTAGATATGGATGAGGAGGAGGATACACCACGTCATACGAGACGGCATGGTATTGATATATCAGGCCGTGGACTGAGAGGGTCTGGGACACAGCAGGTGCGGGGGGCTTCGATAGAGCAGCCTGTGTTGGATCAGCCCGAGTTTGGGGGAGAGGAGGCGGATGATTTGGGAGACCGAGATCCTGGTCTTCACCTTGTGGATGAGTATTTTCAAGAGAGGGCCGAGGCACAGCGACGGTCGGGATCTGTTGGTGATGGCGATGATGATGTGCAACCGATTCAGGGCTTGAGCAGACAACGCAAGGGTGGTCGCTTTGCTAGTAcatgtattatttatagttttagtattatttagaattttagtattattttatagtatagtattatttataattgagtattatttataattgggtattatttataattttagtattatttagagtacattattatttatagtatagtaTTACTTAtagttttagtattatttagggtaattaatttattagtccttatattttgataaaacacactgtttagtccctgtattttaaaaaacacatggtaaggtccctaacctttttctcagtgaactatttagtccttccgtctgttt is drawn from Euphorbia lathyris chromosome 9, ddEupLath1.1, whole genome shotgun sequence and contains these coding sequences:
- the LOC136206340 gene encoding protein MAIN-LIKE 1-like isoform X1, whose product is MCHTRASFCKRLVTWCSGSSREVQTLIHASQLSHLPGIMYPHIDMPLISAFVERWQPDTSSFHMPFGEITIMLHDVWQILRIPIEGRLVTADEGSYELQASCMELFEVTREELLTRHYRDGEVFASSVMEMCTGDRIAETEAIGWMWLMFGSTLFIDKSGDRIRPSCLSELQNGLDDVIGCSWGSAALAYLYRQLGIASRGDCGQITGCLTLLQAWIYEYFPCFRVQREGVPVGSDIPRARMWTSGPQEKSDDRLRSFRFRIDRLTAGEVMWMPYGPDIVSCIPRTAYTGWIRYRDMMEPYMPGRCLRQLGFVQTVPMPIIRPSKAVRAWTCSRYRVEHPHVVGDDSWRLFPESCSLMLSRYTPAWSPSSCDDSYMTWYTRYSHPHLMNEIHAPPPVVLTRSNSEIMEQETVAGKSISSAARHLDMDEEEDTPRHTRRHGIDISGRGLRGSGTQQVRGASIEQPVLDQPEFGGEEADDLGDRDPGLHLVDEYFQERAEAQRRSGSVGDGDDDVQPIQGLSRQRKGGRFASTCIIYSFSII